From the Marinobacter sp. es.048 genome, the window GAATATCCAGAACAGGACGCCAAAGTCTGGAACCGTTTTATTGAAGCCACCGTTCGTGAGCAGCCCGATCAGTATCTCTGGCTGCACAAGCGATTCAAGAGCAGGCCGAAGGGTGCGGCTGCGATTTACTGATGCGTGTTCATGCGTAACGCCCGTCGCTGTTCTATCCTGAAATTTTAAGTAAACGCTTGGGAGGATACTATGCGCTGCGTTCTCAGACTGGTTCTGGTGGCATCAACCCTGTTGTTCGCCATGCTCACCCATGCCGCAGATGGACTGGTCGCGGTCAAAAGCAGTCACGATGTCAAAGCCACTGCGGACAAACTCGAGTCTGTGCTGAAAGAGAAGGGCATGACGGTCATGGCCCGCGTCAATCATCAGCAGGGCGCGGAAAAAGCCGGGCTGGAGTTGCGTCCGACCGAAGTGGTTATTTTCGGCAACCCCAAAGTCGGTACACCGCTGATGCAGTGCACCCAGAGTGTCGCCATTGATCTGCCCCAGAAGGCCCTGATCTGGGAGGATGCCAACGGTGATGTCTGGCTGGGGTACAACGACCCGCAATACCTCAAGAGCCGCCATGGCATTGAAGGATGCGATGAGGTGCTCGGAAAAGTGAGCGGCGCACTGGGTAATTTTGCCAAAGCGGCAACCCGGTAGATAAAAA encodes:
- a CDS encoding DUF302 domain-containing protein, which encodes MRCVLRLVLVASTLLFAMLTHAADGLVAVKSSHDVKATADKLESVLKEKGMTVMARVNHQQGAEKAGLELRPTEVVIFGNPKVGTPLMQCTQSVAIDLPQKALIWEDANGDVWLGYNDPQYLKSRHGIEGCDEVLGKVSGALGNFAKAATR